A genome region from Gardnerella vaginalis includes the following:
- a CDS encoding ABC transporter ATP-binding protein, which produces MNIQNNGNNADNGNNSYCVSLTHIEVAFDDTYKVLKDINLNIKQGEFVSLIGRSGCGKTTLLKVISGLLKPTSGSINVTDMQAIGFQDARLIPWLKIGENVVFGLSDSKNNLKKLANNALSKMQLEEYADKWPSQLSGGQAQRVSLARALVRNPELLLLDEPFGALDALTRLDMQDLLAKLRTQNGWSTIMVTHDIAEAVRLSDRILMLQNGVISRQWNIDRSSVDSQGRPTNHVSIEDDLRLALK; this is translated from the coding sequence ATGAACATTCAAAACAATGGAAATAATGCTGATAATGGCAACAATTCCTACTGTGTTTCTTTAACACATATCGAAGTAGCGTTTGACGACACTTATAAGGTTTTGAAAGATATTAATTTAAACATTAAGCAAGGCGAGTTTGTCTCTCTTATTGGCAGATCAGGTTGCGGAAAAACAACTCTTCTTAAAGTAATATCTGGTTTACTAAAACCTACAAGCGGCAGTATAAACGTTACAGATATGCAGGCTATAGGATTCCAAGATGCAAGATTAATCCCATGGCTAAAAATTGGTGAAAATGTTGTTTTTGGTCTTTCGGACAGTAAAAACAATCTTAAAAAACTTGCAAATAATGCTCTTAGCAAAATGCAATTAGAAGAATACGCCGATAAATGGCCTTCTCAACTTTCTGGCGGTCAAGCTCAACGCGTCTCTTTAGCTAGAGCATTAGTAAGAAACCCAGAGCTATTGCTTTTAGACGAACCTTTCGGCGCATTAGATGCTTTAACAAGACTAGACATGCAAGATCTTCTAGCTAAGCTAAGAACACAAAACGGCTGGAGCACAATCATGGTTACTCACGATATTGCGGAAGCCGTAAGATTATCAGATCGTATTCTAATGCTTCAAAATGGCGTAATATCAAGGCAATGGAATATCGATAGAAGCAGTGTTGATTCGCAAGGAAGACCTACAAATCATGTTTCTATTGAAGATGATTTAAGACTTGCCTTAAAGTGA
- the mfd gene encoding transcription-repair coupling factor has product MANKSDFFANNMSDSKDFINSNVSFENILKDILDKNEAFKSLVSNVLDFPNPLTVASPLGSRPAITAAISKGSHVVLITPSGRDASDAVSSIRDWYDGDPQDIAELEAWETLPHERLSPRADTVASRMSVFRRLKHPQSGKNRMFSPIRVLVMPVRSIIQPVVENISDVEPLVFECGKEVPIDSAVKRLVENSYNRVELVMNRGEFAVRGGIIDVFSPTMNHPVRIEFFGDEIDTIKQFHASDQRTYGENINSIWATACRELQLTKDIQNRAKSLIGKIQNADDMLESISNAIPVEGMESLLPALVDKMEPVENLLPKDSIILISDPEKCRRAAQDLSRTANEFLAASWHVAASGRGAGAPITFDQASFLDFDETLASLENKNHQVINLTSFGSDKSPATVDFKESGENKIVKNSRLELSIKSPQEFRGDNEKISSGISGLIENGFKVYIIASAYGTLSRLSRAIQSTGIFDFIPIQSQIVDGFIDEQSKIAILTERDLTGKTSSASALKTPRRRRKSIDLLDLKPGDFVVHDQHGIGKFIGMRQRNIKTSSGEATREYLEIEYAPSKRNAPADKLFIPTDQLDLVSKYIGAEIPNLNKLGGSDWAATKAKAKKHVQEVAEDLIKLYSARASTKGFAFSSDTPWQKELEDAFPYQETPDQLTTIDEVKQDMQKPIPMDRLICGDVGFGKTEIAVRAAFKAVQDGKQVVVLAPTTLLVQQHYETFTNRFSGFPVTVAAMSRFQSAKEIDATMQGIESGQVDVVVGTHKLLNPNIKFKDLGLVIIDEEQRFGVEHKETLKALRTNVDVLSLSATPIPRTLEMAVTGIREMSTLATPPEDRLPVLTYVGAYEDAQVAACVKRELLRGGQVFYVHNRVEDISKIASNIQKLVPDARVAIAHGKMGEKQLDTIIRDFWHRDIDVLVCTTIIETGLDISNANTLIVDHADRFGLSQLHQLRGRVGRGRERAYAYFLYDPTKPMTQQAHDRLATIAQYTALGSGFDVAMKDLELRGTGNLLGDAQSGHIEGVGFDLYVRMVSEAVEKYKEPDHKESISVSIDLPIEASIPVSYIDSDKLRLEAYRKLAEAQNDEDLKEIFNELSDRYGNPPKSLQTLFDVARLRFKAKQMGVNQISMQGKTVRVIGVDPAQSVWMRLSRIYKGAQFKPVTHTMIFPSPFASVLGDSSSMSEKEIVEWTKQLLEDIDW; this is encoded by the coding sequence ATGGCAAATAAATCTGATTTTTTTGCTAACAATATGTCAGATTCTAAAGATTTTATAAATTCTAACGTTTCTTTTGAAAATATACTTAAAGATATTTTAGATAAAAACGAAGCGTTTAAATCTTTAGTTTCTAACGTGCTAGATTTTCCAAATCCGCTTACTGTTGCATCTCCTTTAGGTTCTAGACCTGCTATAACCGCTGCAATATCAAAGGGTAGTCATGTTGTACTAATTACTCCATCTGGTAGAGATGCTAGTGATGCTGTTTCTTCAATACGAGATTGGTATGACGGAGATCCTCAGGATATTGCCGAACTAGAGGCTTGGGAGACTCTTCCTCATGAGCGTCTTTCTCCTAGAGCAGACACTGTGGCAAGTAGAATGTCGGTTTTTAGAAGATTAAAACATCCTCAAAGTGGCAAGAATAGAATGTTTAGCCCAATTCGTGTGCTTGTTATGCCAGTTCGTTCTATTATTCAGCCAGTTGTTGAAAATATTTCAGACGTGGAGCCTCTTGTTTTTGAATGTGGTAAAGAAGTTCCTATAGATTCTGCTGTAAAACGTCTTGTTGAAAACTCTTATAATCGCGTTGAGTTGGTTATGAATCGTGGAGAATTTGCGGTTAGAGGTGGAATAATAGATGTTTTTTCTCCAACGATGAATCATCCTGTTAGAATCGAATTTTTTGGAGACGAAATCGACACGATTAAGCAGTTTCACGCATCTGATCAACGCACATACGGTGAGAATATTAATAGTATTTGGGCTACTGCTTGTAGAGAATTACAGCTTACAAAAGATATTCAAAATCGTGCAAAATCTTTGATTGGTAAAATTCAAAATGCTGACGACATGTTGGAATCCATATCGAATGCAATACCAGTAGAAGGTATGGAGTCTCTGCTTCCAGCATTAGTTGATAAAATGGAACCAGTAGAAAATCTGCTTCCAAAAGATTCTATAATATTGATTTCTGACCCAGAAAAATGTAGGCGCGCAGCTCAAGATTTAAGTAGAACTGCTAATGAATTTTTGGCAGCAAGTTGGCATGTAGCTGCATCTGGTAGAGGAGCAGGTGCTCCAATCACATTCGATCAGGCGAGTTTTCTTGATTTTGATGAAACTTTAGCAAGCTTAGAAAATAAGAATCATCAGGTAATAAATTTAACGAGTTTCGGATCTGATAAGTCGCCAGCAACCGTCGATTTTAAAGAATCTGGCGAAAATAAAATTGTAAAAAATAGCCGTCTAGAATTGAGCATTAAATCTCCTCAAGAATTTAGAGGAGACAATGAAAAGATTTCTAGTGGAATATCTGGTCTTATAGAAAACGGATTTAAAGTTTACATAATTGCATCCGCATATGGAACCTTATCAAGACTAAGTCGCGCAATACAATCAACTGGAATTTTTGATTTTATACCGATTCAATCGCAAATAGTGGACGGTTTCATAGATGAACAAAGTAAAATCGCTATTCTTACAGAAAGAGATTTGACTGGAAAAACATCTTCTGCAAGCGCGCTTAAAACCCCTAGGAGAAGACGAAAATCAATAGACCTTCTAGATCTTAAACCAGGCGATTTTGTTGTTCATGATCAGCATGGAATCGGCAAATTTATAGGCATGAGGCAGCGAAATATAAAAACTTCAAGTGGAGAAGCTACTCGTGAATACTTGGAAATTGAATACGCGCCAAGTAAACGTAATGCGCCTGCCGACAAGCTTTTTATTCCAACAGATCAACTCGACTTGGTTAGCAAATATATTGGGGCTGAAATTCCAAATTTAAACAAACTTGGAGGATCAGATTGGGCTGCTACAAAGGCAAAAGCTAAAAAGCATGTTCAAGAAGTTGCAGAAGATTTAATCAAATTATATTCAGCCAGAGCATCTACTAAAGGTTTTGCCTTCAGCTCTGACACTCCGTGGCAAAAAGAGCTGGAAGATGCGTTTCCGTATCAAGAAACGCCAGATCAGCTTACTACTATTGACGAAGTTAAACAAGATATGCAGAAGCCAATTCCAATGGATAGGTTGATTTGCGGAGATGTTGGGTTTGGTAAAACGGAGATTGCTGTTCGAGCTGCATTTAAAGCTGTTCAAGACGGTAAACAAGTAGTTGTTCTGGCGCCAACCACTCTTTTGGTTCAGCAGCATTACGAGACTTTCACTAACCGTTTTTCTGGCTTTCCTGTAACAGTTGCTGCAATGAGCAGATTCCAGAGTGCAAAAGAAATAGACGCTACAATGCAAGGAATAGAATCTGGACAAGTAGATGTTGTTGTTGGAACTCATAAACTTTTAAACCCAAATATAAAATTTAAAGATTTAGGATTAGTGATTATAGACGAAGAACAACGTTTTGGTGTTGAGCACAAGGAGACTTTGAAAGCTTTGCGCACAAACGTAGATGTGCTTAGCCTTTCTGCAACGCCTATTCCTCGAACGCTTGAAATGGCTGTTACGGGTATTCGTGAAATGTCTACGCTTGCTACGCCTCCAGAAGATCGTTTACCAGTCTTGACTTATGTTGGAGCATATGAAGATGCACAAGTTGCAGCCTGTGTTAAACGTGAATTATTGCGTGGAGGACAGGTATTTTACGTGCATAATCGAGTAGAAGATATTAGTAAAATTGCCTCTAATATTCAAAAACTTGTGCCAGATGCTCGAGTGGCGATTGCGCACGGAAAAATGGGTGAGAAGCAACTTGACACTATTATTCGTGATTTTTGGCATAGGGATATTGACGTTCTTGTTTGCACTACGATTATTGAAACAGGATTAGATATTTCTAATGCAAATACGCTTATTGTAGATCACGCTGACAGATTCGGCTTAAGCCAGCTTCATCAATTACGAGGACGAGTTGGCAGAGGTCGTGAGCGCGCATACGCGTACTTTTTGTACGATCCTACTAAACCTATGACTCAGCAGGCTCACGACAGGCTTGCAACAATCGCTCAATATACTGCTCTTGGCTCTGGTTTTGATGTTGCTATGAAGGATTTGGAATTGCGCGGAACTGGCAATTTGCTTGGCGATGCTCAGAGTGGACATATTGAAGGAGTCGGATTCGATTTATATGTTCGGATGGTATCTGAAGCTGTTGAAAAATATAAGGAACCAGATCATAAAGAGTCCATATCTGTTTCTATTGATTTGCCAATAGAAGCCTCAATTCCAGTATCTTATATTGATTCAGATAAATTACGTTTGGAAGCTTATAGGAAGCTTGCTGAAGCTCAGAATGATGAAGACTTAAAAGAGATTTTCAATGAGTTAAGCGATAGATATGGGAATCCTCCTAAATCCTTACAAACATTATTTGATGTTGCAAGATTGCGTTTTAAAGCTAAACAAATGGGTGTTAATCAAATAAGCATGCAAGGTAAAACTGTGCGCGTTATTGGCGTAGATCCAGCTCAATCTGTTTGGATGCGTTTGAGTAGGATCTACAAGGGAGCACAGTTTAAGCCTGTAACCCACACAATGATTTTTCCATCTCCTTTTGCGTCTGTTCTAGGAGATTCGTCGTCTATGAGTGAAAAAGAGATAGTCGAATGGACTAAACAACTTTTAGAAGACATTGATTGGTAA
- a CDS encoding ABC transporter substrate-binding protein, producing the protein MNMRVLKRSLAFILSAFCALSLSACGFEGNNQNSNLRKVSFMLFWAPDTNHIGIYVAKHKGWFKDAGLDVDMLAVAPTGSEHAVDSGAADFALTTLTNVADTSTKGANLEQVMQVQQKPSAIWCALAKNNKIHSPKDFDGKTYASFGAAESDVVINRMIQHDGGKGKFDKVTVGTSTFRTLESGKADFGGFYGTWEGVQADMFGPKLRCFRSRDYGVPGQPDTIGIITNKRTIKRDPKLVRAFVKAAKRGYEYAYSHPDEASDILVKEAKDANLNPKFVKRSMKLIVDGQYWGNHADIKSGKFVFGTSDVKGAQDYFDFLSQGGAYTDAKGKVTHKTPQAKELSTDEFLK; encoded by the coding sequence ATGAATATGCGTGTTTTAAAGCGTAGTCTTGCGTTTATTCTTTCTGCATTTTGTGCATTATCTCTTTCTGCATGTGGATTTGAGGGTAATAATCAAAACTCGAATCTTCGTAAAGTATCTTTTATGCTTTTTTGGGCACCAGATACTAATCACATTGGTATCTATGTTGCAAAGCATAAAGGTTGGTTTAAGGATGCAGGATTAGATGTAGATATGCTTGCTGTTGCTCCAACTGGTTCTGAACATGCTGTAGATAGTGGTGCAGCTGATTTTGCTCTTACTACATTAACTAATGTTGCTGATACTTCTACAAAGGGTGCTAATCTTGAGCAGGTTATGCAAGTGCAGCAAAAACCAAGTGCTATCTGGTGTGCTCTTGCTAAAAACAATAAGATTCATTCTCCTAAAGATTTTGATGGAAAAACTTATGCGTCTTTTGGTGCTGCAGAAAGTGATGTTGTAATTAACAGAATGATTCAGCATGATGGCGGCAAGGGTAAATTCGATAAAGTTACTGTTGGAACCTCAACTTTCCGTACTCTTGAATCTGGTAAAGCTGATTTTGGCGGATTCTATGGCACTTGGGAAGGTGTTCAAGCAGATATGTTCGGTCCTAAGCTTCGTTGTTTTAGATCTAGAGATTATGGAGTTCCTGGTCAGCCAGATACGATTGGTATTATTACTAATAAGCGAACAATTAAACGTGATCCTAAGCTTGTTCGCGCATTCGTTAAAGCTGCAAAGCGTGGTTATGAATACGCGTATTCGCACCCAGATGAAGCATCTGACATTTTGGTTAAAGAAGCGAAAGACGCAAATCTTAATCCAAAATTTGTTAAACGCAGCATGAAACTGATCGTCGATGGGCAGTATTGGGGAAACCATGCAGATATTAAAAGTGGCAAGTTTGTGTTTGGTACAAGTGATGTTAAAGGTGCTCAAGACTACTTTGACTTCTTAAGCCAAGGAGGAGCTTACACTGATGCAAAAGGTAAAGTAACTCATAAAACTCCTCAAGCTAAAGAATTATCCACCGACGAATTCTTAAAGTAG
- the eno gene encoding phosphopyruvate hydratase, which produces MAAIESVYAREILDSRGNPTVQVYLETEDGAQGIGLVPSGASTGEAEAWERRDGDKSRYQGKGTLEAVKAVNEVIAPKVIGMDASDQRALDETMIELDGTPNKGKLGANAILGVSLAALYAAAESAELPLYRYIGGTNGHILPVPNMNIMNGGAHADFATDIQEYMISPYGFATYSDALRAGVEVYHTLKNVLKKEGLATGLGDEGGFAPKMKSNEDSLKYIMDAIEAAGYEPGKQIGISLDVASSEFYNKETGKYRFDGEERDSAYMLDYYEKLINEYPIVSIEDPFQEEGWDDWAAITKRLGDRLQFVGDDLLVTNPKRLAKGIELGAANSLLVKLNQIGSVTETLDAIELATKNGFTSMVSHRSGETPDTTISDLAVAKNTGQIKTGAPARGERIAKYNRLLEIEEELGSTAQYAGYSAFKACKKYMK; this is translated from the coding sequence GTGGCAGCTATTGAAAGCGTATATGCACGCGAAATTTTGGATTCTCGTGGAAATCCTACCGTTCAGGTTTATTTGGAGACCGAAGATGGTGCTCAGGGCATTGGCTTAGTGCCTTCTGGTGCTTCGACTGGTGAGGCTGAGGCTTGGGAGCGTCGTGATGGCGACAAGTCCCGTTATCAGGGCAAGGGTACTTTGGAAGCAGTTAAGGCTGTTAATGAAGTAATTGCTCCAAAGGTTATTGGCATGGATGCCTCTGACCAGCGTGCTCTTGATGAAACTATGATTGAGCTTGATGGCACTCCAAACAAGGGCAAGCTTGGCGCAAACGCTATTCTTGGCGTTTCTCTTGCTGCTCTTTATGCAGCTGCTGAATCTGCAGAGCTTCCATTGTATCGTTACATCGGCGGAACTAACGGACATATTCTTCCAGTTCCAAACATGAACATTATGAACGGTGGTGCTCACGCTGATTTTGCAACTGATATTCAGGAATACATGATTTCTCCATACGGTTTCGCAACTTACAGCGATGCTTTGCGCGCTGGTGTTGAGGTTTATCACACCTTGAAGAACGTTTTGAAGAAGGAAGGCTTGGCTACTGGTCTTGGTGACGAAGGTGGCTTCGCTCCAAAGATGAAGTCTAACGAGGATTCCTTGAAGTACATCATGGATGCAATCGAAGCTGCAGGTTACGAGCCAGGCAAGCAGATTGGTATTTCTCTTGACGTTGCTTCTTCTGAGTTCTACAACAAGGAAACTGGTAAGTATCGTTTCGACGGCGAAGAGCGTGATTCTGCTTATATGCTCGATTACTACGAGAAGCTTATCAACGAGTATCCAATCGTTTCCATCGAAGATCCATTCCAGGAAGAAGGATGGGATGATTGGGCAGCAATCACCAAGCGTCTTGGTGATCGTTTGCAGTTCGTTGGCGATGACTTGCTCGTCACCAATCCAAAGCGTTTGGCTAAGGGTATTGAACTTGGAGCAGCTAATTCCTTGCTCGTAAAGTTGAACCAGATTGGTTCCGTTACCGAAACCCTCGACGCTATTGAGCTTGCAACCAAGAATGGCTTTACTTCTATGGTTTCTCACCGCTCTGGTGAAACCCCAGATACCACCATTTCTGATCTTGCTGTTGCTAAGAACACTGGTCAGATTAAGACTGGTGCTCCTGCTCGTGGTGAGCGTATCGCTAAGTACAACCGCTTGCTTGAGATTGAAGAAGAGCTTGGCTCTACCGCTCAGTATGCTGGTTACAGCGCATTCAAGGCTTGCAAGAAGTATATGAAGTAA
- a CDS encoding FtsB family cell division protein translates to MVLRNRRTATSTVDESNQPKKKRLFSGSFVFVFMIVVAFLCSIEFVSTIRNYALSLAELHALQRDESALKDKKQELDNNIDRWKDKAYVTAQARDRLGFIFPGEQAVRVEHPEAVTGVVPESFNKDESQYEERKALPWYSDLFYSLHKADKPDDMSMKYQDDDVNDSNKDKTSKHNKMDKSRQQNKHRENKAPKSTDKKQSNTSRQ, encoded by the coding sequence ATGGTTTTGAGAAATCGCCGCACGGCAACAAGTACAGTTGATGAATCAAATCAGCCAAAGAAAAAAAGGCTGTTTTCTGGTTCGTTCGTATTTGTTTTTATGATAGTAGTGGCGTTTCTTTGTTCTATAGAATTTGTTTCAACAATTCGAAATTATGCGTTAAGCTTGGCTGAATTACACGCTTTGCAAAGAGATGAGTCTGCTCTAAAAGACAAAAAACAGGAGTTGGATAATAATATTGATCGTTGGAAAGATAAAGCGTATGTTACCGCACAGGCTAGGGATAGGCTAGGATTCATATTCCCTGGAGAACAAGCTGTTAGAGTTGAACACCCAGAAGCTGTTACAGGAGTTGTACCAGAATCATTTAATAAAGATGAATCACAGTATGAAGAAAGAAAAGCTCTTCCTTGGTATAGTGATTTGTTCTATTCTCTTCATAAAGCAGATAAGCCAGATGATATGAGTATGAAATATCAAGACGATGACGTTAACGATTCTAATAAGGATAAGACTTCTAAGCATAATAAAATGGATAAAAGTCGCCAGCAAAATAAACATCGGGAAAATAAAGCGCCAAAATCTACAGATAAGAAACAGAGTAATACAAGTAGACAGTAG
- a CDS encoding ABC transporter substrate-binding protein, with protein MANFKIQIASKRSIAAICAFCATIALASCGGAQKPANNSQSSSKDTGIMRVAYLSTANYLTTLKNEKFLQEEFGKAKVTYTGPYTPVDGLTAVMSGSADATTTGTGRFIDLIAEGQPWVAFALEYYNGDSQGIVASAKSGVKTLKDLYGKKVAIIHNGDTGDYMLHRAFDKSGLDVSKVHKVEMSPKNFQAAFTSGQIDAISSFDQNLAAAMTTPGSKLLVNAKKYGNMNVTIHIVSRKFAKKHPELVKKMYNALVREANKSHKEKNVIGNAYKQLGASDTIIKQIEKFDNPTIKPIDKKGLEMMKVQAKEYVKYGLIKQAPTNLDDSVMDCSK; from the coding sequence ATGGCTAATTTCAAAATACAAATTGCTAGCAAACGCTCTATTGCGGCAATATGCGCTTTTTGCGCAACTATCGCTCTCGCATCTTGCGGCGGAGCTCAAAAACCTGCAAATAACTCCCAATCTTCTAGCAAAGATACGGGAATAATGAGGGTTGCTTATCTTTCTACAGCAAACTATTTGACAACGTTAAAAAATGAAAAATTCCTTCAAGAAGAATTTGGAAAAGCAAAAGTCACCTATACTGGACCATATACTCCAGTTGATGGTCTTACCGCAGTTATGAGCGGAAGCGCTGATGCAACAACTACTGGAACTGGACGATTTATTGATTTGATTGCAGAAGGTCAACCTTGGGTTGCATTTGCGCTCGAATATTACAATGGTGATTCTCAAGGAATCGTTGCATCCGCAAAAAGCGGCGTAAAAACACTAAAAGACTTATATGGAAAGAAAGTTGCTATCATTCACAACGGTGACACTGGCGATTACATGCTTCACCGCGCATTCGATAAAAGCGGCTTAGACGTTTCTAAAGTGCATAAAGTAGAGATGAGCCCTAAGAACTTCCAAGCAGCATTTACATCTGGACAGATTGATGCAATTTCCTCATTCGATCAGAATCTTGCTGCAGCGATGACAACCCCTGGGTCAAAATTACTTGTTAACGCTAAAAAGTATGGCAACATGAATGTTACCATTCACATTGTTTCTAGAAAATTTGCTAAGAAACATCCTGAACTCGTTAAAAAAATGTATAACGCTCTTGTTCGCGAAGCTAATAAGTCGCATAAAGAAAAGAATGTTATCGGGAATGCTTATAAGCAACTTGGAGCAAGCGATACAATCATTAAGCAGATTGAAAAATTCGATAATCCAACAATTAAGCCAATCGATAAGAAAGGCTTAGAAATGATGAAGGTTCAGGCAAAAGAATACGTAAAATATGGTTTAATTAAGCAAGCTCCAACAAACTTGGATGATTCCGTAATGGATTGCAGCAAATAA
- a CDS encoding ABC transporter permease: MNNLFSAIAKLHRKAFASLKAWLSTIAILFLWFLITLTPVENRALPSPSEVIKAFVDLNNEGILLPSLAISIFRVVAGLLLGIAFALPSGIISGGSKIGESVINKPSHMLRSIPFPALAPLLIIFLGVDEMMKIMLIALGVFGPMYVNIRDGVRNIDPKLIELAKAYNVKKSTVFTTIFMRGTLANFMTGLRFSISVAWVALVTCETVNSSIGIGYILSRAQQFFRPDQMMACIILYAIAGLGSEVTANIFEYWLMPERRVNRES; this comes from the coding sequence ATGAATAACCTTTTTAGCGCGATTGCAAAACTGCATCGTAAAGCTTTTGCTTCCTTAAAAGCTTGGCTTTCTACTATAGCGATTCTTTTTTTATGGTTTTTAATAACCTTAACTCCCGTCGAAAATCGCGCTTTGCCATCTCCAAGCGAGGTAATAAAAGCATTTGTTGACTTAAACAACGAAGGAATATTACTACCGTCTCTTGCAATAAGCATATTTAGAGTTGTAGCTGGTCTTCTTTTAGGAATTGCTTTTGCTTTGCCATCTGGAATAATTTCTGGCGGAAGCAAAATAGGAGAATCAGTAATAAATAAACCAAGTCACATGCTTAGATCCATACCATTCCCAGCATTAGCACCTTTATTGATCATTTTTCTCGGTGTGGACGAAATGATGAAAATAATGCTTATAGCACTTGGTGTTTTTGGACCAATGTATGTAAATATTCGAGATGGAGTAAGGAACATTGACCCTAAACTAATAGAACTTGCAAAAGCTTATAACGTTAAAAAATCTACTGTTTTTACAACAATTTTTATGCGAGGAACATTAGCTAACTTTATGACAGGATTGCGATTTTCAATTTCCGTAGCATGGGTTGCGTTAGTTACTTGTGAAACAGTTAATTCTTCAATAGGAATTGGATATATTCTTTCTAGAGCTCAACAATTCTTTAGACCAGATCAAATGATGGCATGCATTATTTTATATGCGATTGCAGGACTTGGATCAGAAGTTACTGCAAACATATTCGAATATTGGCTTATGCCAGAACGCAGAGTAAATAGAGAATCTTAA
- a CDS encoding L-lactate dehydrogenase: MRKVAVIGMGNVGAAVAHQLIIGGHVDDLYLYDSNEAKVKADALDFEDSMDNVPFNVNITVNDYEALKDVEVIVSALGHIKLLDVPHPDRFAELKYNRNEVAEVGAKIKASGFHGVLIDITNPCDAICQLYKEATGLPYERVIGTGTLLDSARLHRAVGKFFGVHPKAVKGYSLGEHGDSQFVAWSTVKVLEQPITDLAEEKNIDLDAVDDETREGGFTVFYGKKYTNYGIAAAAVRLVNAVMTDSREQMPVSNYREEYHSYLSYPAIVGRDGIVEQCKLDLTEEELQKLQHSADTILSKAQME, translated from the coding sequence ATGAGAAAAGTCGCTGTTATAGGCATGGGTAATGTTGGTGCTGCAGTAGCCCATCAGCTCATTATTGGTGGTCACGTTGACGATTTGTATCTTTATGATTCAAATGAAGCAAAAGTTAAGGCTGATGCTCTTGATTTTGAAGATTCAATGGATAATGTACCTTTTAACGTTAATATCACAGTAAACGACTATGAAGCATTAAAAGACGTAGAAGTAATCGTAAGCGCCTTGGGCCATATAAAACTTTTGGATGTTCCTCATCCAGATCGTTTTGCGGAGCTTAAGTATAACCGTAACGAGGTCGCAGAAGTTGGTGCAAAAATTAAAGCTTCTGGATTCCATGGCGTTTTGATCGATATCACTAATCCTTGTGATGCTATTTGCCAGCTCTACAAGGAAGCTACTGGACTCCCATACGAAAGAGTTATTGGTACTGGCACTCTTCTTGATTCTGCTCGTTTGCATCGTGCTGTAGGAAAGTTCTTCGGAGTTCATCCTAAGGCAGTTAAAGGTTATAGTTTAGGCGAGCACGGCGATTCACAGTTCGTTGCATGGTCTACGGTAAAAGTGTTAGAGCAGCCAATTACTGATCTTGCTGAGGAAAAGAACATTGACTTGGATGCTGTTGATGATGAAACTCGCGAAGGCGGTTTCACTGTGTTCTATGGAAAGAAATATACCAACTACGGTATTGCTGCAGCAGCTGTTCGTTTAGTGAATGCTGTAATGACGGATTCTAGAGAACAGATGCCTGTATCCAATTATCGTGAAGAATATCATTCTTATCTTTCTTATCCAGCGATTGTTGGTCGAGATGGCATTGTTGAGCAGTGCAAGCTCGATTTGACTGAAGAAGAGTTGCAAAAGTTGCAGCATTCTGCAGATACGATTTTAAGCAAAGCTCAAATGGAATAG
- the pth gene encoding aminoacyl-tRNA hydrolase: MASDFWLIVGLGNPGSKYEGTRHNMGFMVADVLSERWSISFSDHKGLSKLGKGVMNLDGKSAKFFLAKPLTFMNDSGAAVSSISSYYQIETDHIVIIHDDMDLDFGRIKVKSGGSAGGHNGIRSIDRSLGTPQYARVRMGVGHAQRGAHAHDNTVNWVLGGFAGAQKSELPNFLADGADAVESVIFRGLSATQEHFNGK, encoded by the coding sequence ATGGCATCGGATTTTTGGCTGATTGTGGGACTTGGAAATCCTGGATCGAAGTATGAAGGTACACGTCATAATATGGGATTTATGGTTGCAGACGTGCTAAGTGAGCGTTGGTCAATATCTTTTTCCGACCATAAGGGCTTGTCAAAATTAGGCAAGGGAGTAATGAATTTAGACGGTAAGTCGGCGAAGTTTTTCCTCGCTAAGCCGCTCACATTTATGAACGATTCTGGTGCTGCTGTTTCGTCAATAAGCTCGTATTATCAGATTGAAACTGACCATATTGTGATTATTCATGACGATATGGATTTGGATTTTGGTCGTATTAAAGTAAAATCTGGCGGTTCGGCTGGAGGCCATAATGGTATTCGTTCTATTGATCGCAGCCTTGGAACTCCGCAATATGCTCGTGTGAGAATGGGTGTGGGGCATGCTCAGCGCGGAGCGCACGCTCATGATAATACTGTTAATTGGGTTTTGGGCGGTTTTGCTGGTGCGCAAAAATCTGAACTTCCTAATTTTTTGGCAGATGGCGCTGATGCAGTAGAAAGTGTGATCTTCCGCGGACTTAGCGCCACTCAGGAGCATTTCAATGGCAAATAA